DNA from Diaphorobacter limosus:
GAGCCCGAGTTTGGCGGCCAGGGCCTGCCGCATGTGATGAACCAGTGCCTGTACGAGATGCTCAACAGTGCCAACCAGGCCTGGACCATGTACCCCGGCCTGTCGCACGGCGCCTACGAAGCCCTGCTGGCCCACGGCACGCCCGAGCAAAAGCAGACCTACCTGCCAAAATTAGTCAGCGGCGAATGGACCGGCACCATGTGCCTGACCGAGCCGCACTGCGGCACCGATCTGGGCCTGCTGCGCACCAAGGCCGAGCCGCAGGCGGACGGAACGTACAAGATCACCGGCGCCAAGATCTTCATCAGCGCTGGCGAGCACGACATGGCGGCCAACATCGTGCACCTGGTCCTGGCCCGCCTGCCGGATGCGCCCAAGGGCAGCAAGGGCATCAGCCTGTTTGTGGTGCCCAAGTACCACGTCAACGCCGATGGCAGCCTGGGCGCGCGCAACCCGGTGTTCTGCACGGGGCTGGAGCACAAGATGGGCATACACGGCAACGCCACGGCGCAGATCAGCCTGGATGGCGCGGTGGGCACCCTGGTGGGCGAGCCGCACAAGGGCCTGGCGGCGATGTTCGTGATGATGAACGCCGCCCGCCTTGGCGTGGGCAACCAGTCGCTGGGGCTGACCGAGGTGGCCTACCAGAACGCGCTGGCCTACGCCAAGGATCGCCTGCAGATGCGCAGCCTGTCTGGCACCAAGGCCAAGGACAAGGAGGCCGACCCCATCATCGTGCACCCCGACGTGCGCAAGATGCTGCTCACCGCCAAGGCCTACGCCGAAGGTGCGCGCGCCCTGCAGATCTACTGCACGCTGCTGCTGGACCAGTCGCACCACCACCCCGACGAAAAAGTGCGCAAGGACAGCGACGAGCTGGTGGCGCTGCTGACTCCCATCGTGAAGGCCTTTATCACCGATAACGGCCACACCGCCACCAACGCCTGCATGCAGGTCTTCGGCGGCCATGGCTTCATCAAGGAATGGGGCATGGAGCAGCACGTGCGCGACAACCGCATCAACATGATCTACGAGGGCACGAACACCGTGCAGTCGCTGGATCTGCTGGGCCGCAAGGTGCTGGGCAACCAGGGCGCGACGCTGAAAAAATTCGGCAAGCTGGTCGCCGCGTTGGTGGCTGAAGAAGGTGTGAACGAGAAGATGGCCGAGTTCATCAACCCCATCGCCATGCTGGGCGAGCAGATGACGAAGTTCACCACCGAGATCGGCTTCAAGGGCATGCAAAACCCCGACGAGGTGGGCGCCGCCGCCGTGGACTACCTGCGCGTGGCCGGCCACCTGGTGTTTGGCTACATGTTCGCGCGCATGGCACAGGTGGCGCTGCGTGCGATTGCCGCGGGCAATGCCGACCCGTTCTACGTCGCCAAGCTGCAAACGGCACGCTTCTACTTCGCCAAGCTGTTCCCCGAGACCGTGATGCTGATGCGCACGGCGCGCGCGGGTAGCAAGGTGTTGATGGACACGGACGCGGCGCTGGCCTAAAGGTCTCCCACCCTCACCCCAGCCCTCTCCCCCCTTGCGGGAGAGGGAGCCAAACCGCGGTGCCGAATTTGGGTGCTCCCTCTCCCCCTTGGGGGAGAGGGCAGGGGTGAGGGGGTAAATACTCGAATTAGCTATCTATTGCCACGGAGTCCTTATGAAACAAGCGTTAACAGCTATCGTTTTAATGGCAATCGCCGCCCCCGCCCTGGCCCAGATAAGCCCGCTGGGCCTGTGGCGCAGCATTGACGACAAGACCGGTGAGCCCAAGGCCGAGATCCGCGTCACGGACAACGCCGGCGCCCTGAGCGGGCGCATAGAAAAGACCCTGCGCAAGGACGCCAAGCCCACCTGCACCGAATGCCAGGACGACCGCAAGGGCCAGCCCATCGTCGGCCTGGAGATCATCCGCGGCGGCAAGCAGGCCGAGGGCAAGGATGTCTGGGAGGGCGGCAAGATTCTCGACCCCGAGAACGGCAAGGACTACCGCGCCAGCCTCACGCCCGTGGACGGCGGCAAGAAGCTGGAGGTGCGCGGCTACCTGGGCCCGTTCTGGCGCACCCAGACCTGGCAGCGCGTGGAATAAATTGGAAAGAAAACCATGACCCGATTCAATGTGAAAAAAGTCGCCGTGCTCGGCGCGGGCGTGATGGGCGCGCAGATTGCCGCCCACCTCGTCAACGTGAAGGTGCCGGTGGTGCTGTTCGACCTTCCCGCCAAGGAGGGCAGCAAGAGCGCCATCGCCGAAAAGGCCATCGCCAACCTGAAGAAGCTCAAGCCCTCGCCCCTGGGTGTGGCCGATGATGCCGAGCTGATCCAGCCCGCCAACTACGAAGAGCATCTGAAGCTGCTCAAGGACTGCGACCTGGTGATCGAGGCCATTGCCGAGCGCATGGACTGGAAGCTGGACCTGTACACGAAGATCGCCCCCCATGTGGCCAGGCACGCGCTGCTGGCGTCCAACACCTCGGGCCTGTCCATCACCAAACTGAGCGAGGCGCTGCCCGAGGCCCTGCGCCACCGCTTCTGCGGCATCCACTTCTTCAACCCGCCGCGCTACATGCCGCTGGTGGAGCTGATCGCCACGCCCACCACCGAGGCGCGCGTGATCGACCAGCTGGAGGCCTTTGTCACCAGCGGCCTGGGCAAGGGTGTGGTGCGGGCCAAAGACACGCCCAACTTCATCGCCAACCGCATCGGCATCGCCGGCATGCTGTCCACGATGCAGGAGGCGGACAACTTTGGCCTGACGTTTGACGTGGTGGACGACCTCACGGGCAAGAAGCTGGGCCGCGCCAGCAGCGGCACGTTCCGCACCGCCGACGTGGTGGGCCTGGACACCATGGCCCATGTCATCAAGACGCTGCAGGACAACCTGAGCCTGGACACCGACCCCTTCTACGGCAGCTTTGGCACGCCGGCCGTGCTCAGCAAGCTCATAGCAATGGGCAACCTGGGGCAGAAGTCCAAGGCCGGCTTCTTCAAGAAGCAGGGGCGTGACATCCTGCGCTTCGAGCTCGACAGCGAGGACTATGTGCCCGCCGGCCAGAAGGCCGACGAGGTCTACGCCCGCATGCTGAAAAAACCCGCCGCCGAGCGCCTGAAACTGCTGCGCAATGCCGAGGGCGCGCCGGGCCAGTTTTTGTGGGCCATTTTGCGCAACGGCTTTCACTACGCGGCCATCCACCTGGAGCACATTGCCGAGTCCGCGCGCGACCTGGATCAGGCCATGCGCTGGGGCTTTGGCATGAAGCAGGGCCCGTTCGAGCTGTGGCAGGAGGCCGGCTGGCTGGAGGTGGCCAGGATGGTGCAGGAGGACATCGATGCCGGCAAGGCGCTGTGCAGCGCGCCGCTGCCGAAATGGGTCTTCGAAGGCCCGGTGGCCCAGGCCGGCGGCGTGCATACGGCCGATGGATCGTGGAGCCCGGCACTGAAAAAGTTTGTAGCGCGCCGCGTACTGCCCGTCTACGAAAGACAGCTTTTCCCTGAAAAATTGCTGGGCGAGGCCAGTCTGCCCGACTGGCAGACGGCCGGCACCACCCTGTCGGAATCCAAGGCGCTGCGCACCTGGACGCTCGATGGCCAGGTCTTGATCGCCAGCATCAAGAACAAGATGCACGCCATCAGCCCCGAGGTCATGGAGGGCCTGATGGAGGCCGTGGATCTGGCCGAGGCCGAGTACCAGGGCATGGTGATCTGGTCGGGTGATGCGCCGTTCTCGGTCGGTGCGGATCTGGAAGCCACCATGCCGGCCTTCGTCGTCGGCGGGGCGGATGCCATCGACAGCATCGAGCATGAGCTGCAAAACCTGATGCTGCGCCTGCGCTACGCCCAGGTGCCGGTGGTGGCCGCCATCCATGGCATGGCGCTGGGCGGGGGCTGCGAGCTGTCGGTGTACAGCGCGCGCCGCGTGGCCCACATGGAAAGCTATATGGGCCTGGTGGAAGTGGGCGTGGGCCTGGTGCCCGGCGCCGGCGGCCTGACCTACATCGCCCGCCGCGCGGCCGAGAACGCCGCCGCCAGCACCGGCAAGGACATCCTGCCCTTCCTGAGCGAGGGCTTCACCGCCGCCGCCATGGCCAAGGTGGGCATGAGCGCGCTGGAGTCGAAGAAGCTGGGCTACCTGCTCGATAGCGACATCATCGTGCCGCACAAGGACGAGCTGCTGTTCGTCGCCATCAACGAGGCCAAGGCGATGGCCGCGGGTGGCTGGCGCGCGCCCTTGAAGCGCCTGTTCCCGGTGGCCGGGCGCAGCGCCATCGCCACCATCAAGGCGCAGCTGGTGAACATGCGCGATGGCGGCTTCATCAGCGCCTACGACTTCAAGATCGCCGCGATGATTGCCGAGGTGGTGTGCGGCGGCGACGTGGACGCGGGCAGCCTGGTGAGCGAGGAATACCTGATGCAGCTAGAGCGCAAGGTGTTCTGCCACCTGATCGGCCAGCCCAAGACGCACGAGCGCATCCTGGGCATGCTGAATACGGGTAAGCCGGTGCGCAATTGATGTATCAGCCATGGCACTGAGTCACCCTCACCCCCACCCTCTCCCGCCAGCGGGAGAGGGAGTGAAACCATAAGGACATCTGTCATGAAACAAGTACAAGACGCCTACATCGTCGCCGCCACGCGCACGCCCATCGGGCGTTCGGGCCGCGGTTACTTCAAGAACACGCGCCCGGACGACCTGCTGGTCGCCGCCATCCGCGGCGCCATGGCGCAGGTGCCCACGCTGGACCCGAAGGCCATCGAGGACAGCATCATCGGCTGCTCCTTCCCCGAGGGTGAGCAGGGCATGAACATGGCGCGCATCGCCATGGGCCTGGCCTTTAACCACCCGGTGGGTGGCGTCACGGTGAACCGCTTTTGCGCCTCCGGCGTGACCGCCATACAGATGGCGGCCGACCGCATCCGCGTGGGCGAGGCAGACGTGCTGATTGCCGGCGGCGCCGAGTCCATGAGCATGGTGCCTATGGGCGGCAACAAGCCATCCTTCAACCCGGAGGTGTTTGCCAAAGACGAGAACGTGGGCATTGCCTACGGCATGGGCCTGACCGCCGAGAAGGTGGCGCAGCAGTGGAAGGTCTCGCGCGAGGCGCAGGACGCTTTTGCGCTGGAATCGCACCTGCGCGCCATCCGCGCCCAGCAGGCGGGCGAGTTTGCGGACGAGATCACGCCCTTCGAGATCGTTGAGCGCAGCCCCAACCTTGCCACCGGCGAGGTCGTGACCAAGACGCGCACGGTGAACCTGGACGAGGGCCCGCGCCCCGACACCTCGCTGGAAGGCCTGGCCAAGCTCAAGACCGTGTTCGCCGCGCGCGGCTCGGTCACGGCGGGCAACAGCAGCCAGACCAGCGACGGCGCCGGCGCGCTGATCCTGGCGAGCGAAAAGGCGGTGAAGCAGTTTGGCCTGACGCCCCTGGCGCGCTTTGTCAGCTACGCCGCGCGTGGCGTGCCGCCCGAGATCATGGGCATCGGCCCCATCGAGGCCATTCCCGCCGCGCTGCGCTACGCCGGCCTGCAGTCCTCGGACATTGGCTGGTACGAGCTCAATGAGGCCTTCGCTGCCCAGTCCCTCGCCGTGATGAACACGCTGGGGCTGGATCCGGCCAAGGTCAACCCCATGGGCGGCGCCATCGCCCTGGGCCACCCGCTGGGCGCCACCGGGGCGATACGCGCCGCCACCGTGGTGCATGCGCTGCGCCGCCACAAGCTGAAGTACGGCATGGTGACCATGTGCGTGGGCACGGGCCAGGGCGCGGCCGGCATCTTCGAAAGCCTTTGAGGCCAGGGTCGCCCGCATGACGCGGGCCCCGCCCCAAACCGTGCACACTTGGGTGCCATGACTCACGCCACACATCCTTTCGACGACGCGCTGGCCCTTGACCCCGGCGTGCCCGACCATTTCAGCGGCCGCACCACGCCCGGCTACTGGAACATGGTCGGGCCCTATGGCGGCATCACAGCGGCCACGCTGCTGCAGGCGGTGCTGCGCCACCCGCTGCTGCTGGGCGAGCCGCTGTCGCTCACCGTGAACTACGCCGCCGCCGTGGCCGAGGGGCCATTTACCGTGCAGGCCACGCCGGTGCGCACCAACCGCTCCACCCAGCACTGGATGGTGACGGTGCAGCAGGCCAATGCCGGCGGCGAGCAGATGGTGACCACCACCGCCACCGTGGTCACCGCCGCACGGCGCGAGACCTGGGGCGTGAGCGACCAGCCCATGCCCGCCGTGCCCGCCCCCGCGCAATGCCAGCGCACACCGCCGATGTTCCGCGTGGAATGGCTGAACCGCTATGAAATGCGCCCCGTCACGGGCGAGCTGCCCACGCAGTGGGACGACAGCGGCCACACCAGCCTGACGCAGCTGTGGCTGCGCGACGCGCCTGAGCGCGCGCTGGACTTTGCGGCGCTGGCCGCCATGTGCGACGTGTTCTACCCGCGCGTCTGGCTGCGCCGCGCGCGCCATGTGCCGGCGGGCACGGTGTCGATCACCGTGTACTTTCATGCCGGCAGTGCGCTGCTGGCCCAGACCGGCGACGGCTATCTGCTGGCCCAGGCGCGTGCGCAGGAGTTTCGCAACGGCTTCTTCGACCAGTCGGCCCAGCTGTGGAACCAGGCCGGCAGCCTGCTGGCCACCAGCCACCAGATCGTTTACTACAAGGAATGAACGCCATGAGCAGCACGCAAGACATGCTGGTGCACACCGAGGCTGGTGTGACCACGCTGACCTTCAACCGCGCCGACAAGAAAAACTCCATCACCGAGGCCATGTACGCCGCCATGGCCGATGCGCTGGAGCAGGCCGCGCAGGACGCCGCCGTGCGCTGCGTCGTGTTCCAGGGCGACCTGGCCATCTTCAGCGCCGGCAACGACATTGCCGACTTTCTGCAGCAGTCCTCGAAAGGCGCCGCGCCCGAGCTTGCGGGCGAGCGCCCGGTGTGGCGCTTTCTGCGCCTGCTGGCGGGCTTCCCCAAGCCGCTGGTGGCGGCCGTCTGCGGCCCGGCCGTGGGCATTGGCACCACGCTGCTGCTGCATTGCGACCTGGTCTACGCGGGCGACAACGCCGCGTTCTCGCTGCCCTTCGTGAACCTGGGCCTGTGCCCCGAGGCGGCCTCCAGCCTGCTGTTGCCGCAGATGCTGGGCTACCACCGGGCAGCCGAGGCCCTGCTCCTGGGCGAGCCCTTCATGGCCGAGGCGGCGCTCGAGGTGGGCCTGGTGAACCGCGTCGTGCCCCCCAGTGAATGCAACGCCCTGGCCCAGGCCCAGGCGCGCAAGCTGGCGGCCAAGCCCCTGTCCGCGCTGATCGAGACCAAGCGCCTGATGAAGGCCGGCCAGGCCAGCGAGGTGCAGGCGCGCATGCAGGAAGAGGGCGCGAGCTTTGCCCGCCTGATGGCCGGCCCCGCCGCCAAGGAGGCCTTCACCGCCTTCATGCAGAAACGCAAGCCGGACTTCAGCAGTTGCTGAGGCCCTTGCCGCTGCAGGTGCCGGCTGCGGGTGATGCAAAATTTGTAGCATTCGCAGCGCTTGCTGTGTGATGCTGCAAGCCATGAAAGCGC
Protein-coding regions in this window:
- a CDS encoding DUF2147 domain-containing protein, with the protein product MKQALTAIVLMAIAAPALAQISPLGLWRSIDDKTGEPKAEIRVTDNAGALSGRIEKTLRKDAKPTCTECQDDRKGQPIVGLEIIRGGKQAEGKDVWEGGKILDPENGKDYRASLTPVDGGKKLEVRGYLGPFWRTQTWQRVE
- a CDS encoding acyl-CoA dehydrogenase C-terminal domain-containing protein — its product is MPIYNPPLRDMQFVLHEVFQVTDAFKAMPRHAEVDVDTVNAILEEAGKFASGVTFPLNISGDEEGCTLNRDTHEVTTPQGFKQAYQQYVEGGWAALSCEPEFGGQGLPHVMNQCLYEMLNSANQAWTMYPGLSHGAYEALLAHGTPEQKQTYLPKLVSGEWTGTMCLTEPHCGTDLGLLRTKAEPQADGTYKITGAKIFISAGEHDMAANIVHLVLARLPDAPKGSKGISLFVVPKYHVNADGSLGARNPVFCTGLEHKMGIHGNATAQISLDGAVGTLVGEPHKGLAAMFVMMNAARLGVGNQSLGLTEVAYQNALAYAKDRLQMRSLSGTKAKDKEADPIIVHPDVRKMLLTAKAYAEGARALQIYCTLLLDQSHHHPDEKVRKDSDELVALLTPIVKAFITDNGHTATNACMQVFGGHGFIKEWGMEQHVRDNRINMIYEGTNTVQSLDLLGRKVLGNQGATLKKFGKLVAALVAEEGVNEKMAEFINPIAMLGEQMTKFTTEIGFKGMQNPDEVGAAAVDYLRVAGHLVFGYMFARMAQVALRAIAAGNADPFYVAKLQTARFYFAKLFPETVMLMRTARAGSKVLMDTDAALA
- a CDS encoding acetyl-CoA C-acyltransferase → MKQVQDAYIVAATRTPIGRSGRGYFKNTRPDDLLVAAIRGAMAQVPTLDPKAIEDSIIGCSFPEGEQGMNMARIAMGLAFNHPVGGVTVNRFCASGVTAIQMAADRIRVGEADVLIAGGAESMSMVPMGGNKPSFNPEVFAKDENVGIAYGMGLTAEKVAQQWKVSREAQDAFALESHLRAIRAQQAGEFADEITPFEIVERSPNLATGEVVTKTRTVNLDEGPRPDTSLEGLAKLKTVFAARGSVTAGNSSQTSDGAGALILASEKAVKQFGLTPLARFVSYAARGVPPEIMGIGPIEAIPAALRYAGLQSSDIGWYELNEAFAAQSLAVMNTLGLDPAKVNPMGGAIALGHPLGATGAIRAATVVHALRRHKLKYGMVTMCVGTGQGAAGIFESL
- a CDS encoding thioesterase family protein; the encoded protein is MTHATHPFDDALALDPGVPDHFSGRTTPGYWNMVGPYGGITAATLLQAVLRHPLLLGEPLSLTVNYAAAVAEGPFTVQATPVRTNRSTQHWMVTVQQANAGGEQMVTTTATVVTAARRETWGVSDQPMPAVPAPAQCQRTPPMFRVEWLNRYEMRPVTGELPTQWDDSGHTSLTQLWLRDAPERALDFAALAAMCDVFYPRVWLRRARHVPAGTVSITVYFHAGSALLAQTGDGYLLAQARAQEFRNGFFDQSAQLWNQAGSLLATSHQIVYYKE
- a CDS encoding 3-hydroxyacyl-CoA dehydrogenase/enoyl-CoA hydratase family protein is translated as MTRFNVKKVAVLGAGVMGAQIAAHLVNVKVPVVLFDLPAKEGSKSAIAEKAIANLKKLKPSPLGVADDAELIQPANYEEHLKLLKDCDLVIEAIAERMDWKLDLYTKIAPHVARHALLASNTSGLSITKLSEALPEALRHRFCGIHFFNPPRYMPLVELIATPTTEARVIDQLEAFVTSGLGKGVVRAKDTPNFIANRIGIAGMLSTMQEADNFGLTFDVVDDLTGKKLGRASSGTFRTADVVGLDTMAHVIKTLQDNLSLDTDPFYGSFGTPAVLSKLIAMGNLGQKSKAGFFKKQGRDILRFELDSEDYVPAGQKADEVYARMLKKPAAERLKLLRNAEGAPGQFLWAILRNGFHYAAIHLEHIAESARDLDQAMRWGFGMKQGPFELWQEAGWLEVARMVQEDIDAGKALCSAPLPKWVFEGPVAQAGGVHTADGSWSPALKKFVARRVLPVYERQLFPEKLLGEASLPDWQTAGTTLSESKALRTWTLDGQVLIASIKNKMHAISPEVMEGLMEAVDLAEAEYQGMVIWSGDAPFSVGADLEATMPAFVVGGADAIDSIEHELQNLMLRLRYAQVPVVAAIHGMALGGGCELSVYSARRVAHMESYMGLVEVGVGLVPGAGGLTYIARRAAENAAASTGKDILPFLSEGFTAAAMAKVGMSALESKKLGYLLDSDIIVPHKDELLFVAINEAKAMAAGGWRAPLKRLFPVAGRSAIATIKAQLVNMRDGGFISAYDFKIAAMIAEVVCGGDVDAGSLVSEEYLMQLERKVFCHLIGQPKTHERILGMLNTGKPVRN
- a CDS encoding enoyl-CoA hydratase; this encodes MSSTQDMLVHTEAGVTTLTFNRADKKNSITEAMYAAMADALEQAAQDAAVRCVVFQGDLAIFSAGNDIADFLQQSSKGAAPELAGERPVWRFLRLLAGFPKPLVAAVCGPAVGIGTTLLLHCDLVYAGDNAAFSLPFVNLGLCPEAASSLLLPQMLGYHRAAEALLLGEPFMAEAALEVGLVNRVVPPSECNALAQAQARKLAAKPLSALIETKRLMKAGQASEVQARMQEEGASFARLMAGPAAKEAFTAFMQKRKPDFSSC